In a single window of the Streptomyces sp. CGMCC 4.7035 genome:
- a CDS encoding LacI family DNA-binding transcriptional regulator — protein MGRRTPVDDRTGRRIVPDTARRADRPADRHSGNRYGNRPTMKDVAARAGVGLKTVSRVVNGEPGVTPDTERRVQEAIEALGFRRNDSARVLRKGRTASIGLVLEDLADPFYGPLSRAVEEVARAHGALLINGSSAEDPEREQELVLALCARRVDGLVVIPAGDDHRYLAPEIKAGVATVFVDRPAGKIDADVVLSDSFGGARDGVAHLIANGHRRIGFIGDMPRIHTAAERLRGYRTAMEDAGISVEDSWMSLGVTDPERVRRATEEMLAGPAPVTAIFAGNNRVTVTVVRVLAEHSRPVALVGFDDFELADLLKPGVTVVAQDAAALGRTAAERLFRQLDGSLISPERIELPTQLISRGSGELPPAD, from the coding sequence ATGGGCCGCCGCACCCCCGTGGACGACAGGACAGGAAGGCGCATCGTGCCCGATACCGCCCGCCGTGCAGACCGCCCCGCAGACCGCCACTCCGGGAATCGCTACGGCAACCGTCCGACCATGAAGGACGTGGCGGCGCGGGCCGGCGTCGGCCTCAAGACGGTCTCGCGTGTGGTCAACGGCGAACCCGGCGTCACCCCGGACACCGAGCGCCGCGTCCAGGAGGCCATCGAGGCGCTGGGCTTCCGCCGCAACGACAGCGCACGGGTGCTGCGCAAGGGCCGCACCGCGAGCATCGGCCTCGTCCTGGAGGATCTCGCGGACCCGTTCTACGGGCCGCTCAGCCGCGCGGTCGAGGAGGTCGCCCGGGCCCACGGCGCGCTGCTGATCAACGGTTCCAGCGCGGAGGACCCGGAGCGGGAGCAGGAGCTGGTGCTGGCGCTGTGCGCGCGCCGCGTGGACGGACTGGTCGTCATCCCGGCCGGTGACGACCACCGCTATCTGGCGCCCGAGATCAAGGCCGGCGTCGCCACGGTGTTCGTGGACCGTCCCGCCGGGAAGATCGACGCCGACGTGGTGCTCTCCGACAGCTTCGGCGGTGCCCGCGACGGGGTCGCCCACCTGATCGCGAACGGTCACCGCCGGATCGGGTTCATCGGCGACATGCCGCGCATCCACACCGCGGCCGAGCGGCTGCGCGGCTACCGGACCGCCATGGAGGACGCGGGCATATCCGTCGAGGACTCCTGGATGTCCCTGGGCGTGACCGACCCCGAGCGGGTACGGCGGGCCACCGAAGAGATGCTCGCCGGTCCCGCCCCCGTCACCGCGATCTTCGCCGGCAACAACCGTGTGACGGTCACCGTCGTCCGCGTCCTCGCCGAGCACAGCCGCCCAGTGGCCCTCGTCGGCTTCGACGACTTCGAGCTGGCCGACCTTCTCAAGCCCGGTGTCACGGTCGTCGCCCAGGACGCCGCCGCGCTCGGCCGGACGGCCGCCGAACGTCTCTTCCGTCAGCTCGACGGCTCGCTCATCTCTCCGGAACGCATCGAACTCCCCACCCAGCTGATCAGCCGCGGCTCGGGCGAACTGCCGCCCGCCGACTGA
- a CDS encoding electron transfer flavoprotein subunit beta/FixA family protein, translated as MSLRIVVTVKYVPDATGDRHFADDLTVDRDDVDGLLSELDEYAVEQALQIAEGADDAEVTVLTVGPEDAKDALRKALSMGADKAIHVEDDDLHGTDIIGTSLVLAKAIEKAGYDLVISGMASTDGTAGVVPALLAERLGVPQVTLLSEVSVEDGTVKGRRDGDTASEQLEASLPAVVSVTDQSGEARYPSFKGIMAAKKKPVESWDLSDLEIEAEEVGLEGAYTAVDTAAERPARTAGTIVKDEGEGGKQLAEFLASQKFI; from the coding sequence GTGAGCTTGAGGATCGTTGTCACTGTGAAGTACGTGCCCGACGCCACTGGCGACCGGCACTTCGCCGATGACCTGACCGTCGACCGGGACGACGTGGACGGTCTGCTCTCCGAGCTCGACGAGTACGCGGTCGAGCAGGCGCTGCAGATCGCCGAGGGGGCCGACGACGCCGAGGTCACCGTGCTGACGGTGGGCCCGGAGGACGCCAAGGACGCCCTGCGCAAGGCGCTGTCCATGGGTGCTGACAAGGCGATCCACGTCGAGGACGACGACCTGCACGGCACCGACATCATCGGCACCTCGCTGGTGCTGGCCAAGGCGATCGAGAAGGCCGGCTACGACCTGGTGATCTCCGGCATGGCCTCCACCGACGGCACCGCGGGTGTGGTCCCGGCGCTGCTGGCCGAGCGCCTGGGCGTGCCGCAGGTGACCCTGCTGTCGGAGGTCTCGGTCGAGGACGGCACGGTGAAGGGCCGCCGTGACGGCGACACCGCCTCCGAGCAGCTTGAGGCGTCCCTTCCGGCCGTGGTGTCGGTCACCGACCAGTCCGGTGAGGCCCGTTACCCGTCCTTCAAGGGCATCATGGCGGCCAAGAAGAAGCCGGTGGAGTCCTGGGACCTGTCCGACCTGGAGATCGAGGCCGAGGAGGTCGGCCTGGAGGGTGCCTACACGGCGGTGGACACCGCGGCCGAGCGCCCGGCCCGTACCGCGGGCACGATCGTCAAGGACGAGGGCGAGGGCGGCAAGCAGCTCGCTGAGTTCCTCGCGAGCCAGAAGTTCATCTAA
- a CDS encoding flavin reductase family protein: MTATPPDLGTPQLASPDLLRSVFRRHAAGVAVITAQRGGRPVGFTATSLTSVSAEPPLVSFGIGVGASSWPVISEADHVGVHILGEHQESLAGTFARSGADRFGAPTGWREGPEGVPVLDDVLAWLVCRVVARVPAGDHRIVLAEVVVGDPSGAGRPLVYHQGRFNGLRD, from the coding sequence ATGACGGCCACGCCGCCCGACCTCGGCACCCCTCAGCTCGCCTCCCCGGACCTGCTGCGCTCCGTCTTCCGCCGGCACGCGGCGGGAGTCGCCGTGATCACCGCCCAGCGGGGCGGCAGGCCGGTCGGTTTCACCGCCACCTCCCTCACCTCCGTCTCCGCCGAGCCCCCGCTGGTGTCGTTCGGCATCGGCGTCGGTGCCTCCAGTTGGCCCGTCATCTCCGAGGCGGACCACGTCGGGGTGCACATACTCGGTGAACACCAGGAATCCCTGGCCGGCACCTTCGCCCGCAGCGGGGCCGACCGCTTCGGCGCTCCCACCGGCTGGCGCGAGGGCCCCGAGGGCGTTCCCGTCCTGGACGACGTGCTCGCCTGGCTCGTCTGCCGCGTGGTGGCCCGCGTACCCGCCGGAGACCACCGCATCGTCCTCGCCGAGGTCGTCGTCGGCGATCCCTCGGGCGCGGGACGCCCGCTTGTCTACCATCAGGGGCGCTTCAACGGCCTGCGTGACTGA
- a CDS encoding electron transfer flavoprotein subunit alpha/FixB family protein, whose product MAEVLVYVDHVDGAVRKPTLELLTLARRIGEPVAVALGSGAENTAAALAEHGAVKVLTHDAAEYADYLVVPKVDALQAAYEAVSPAAVLVPSSAEGKEIAARLAVRIGSGIITDAVDLEAGDEGPVATQSVFAASFTTKSRVIKGTPVITVKPNSAAVEAAPAAGAVEALSVSFSEKATGTKVTARTPRESTGRPELTEAAIVVSGGRGVNGAENFAIIEALADSLGAAVGASRAAVDAGWYPHTNQVGQTGKSVSPQLYIASGISGAIQHRAGMQTSKTIVAINKDAEAPIFDLVDYGVVGDLFEVVPQLTEEVKARKG is encoded by the coding sequence ATGGCTGAAGTTCTCGTCTACGTCGACCACGTGGACGGTGCCGTCCGCAAGCCCACCCTGGAGCTGCTGACCCTGGCCCGCCGTATCGGCGAGCCGGTCGCCGTCGCCCTCGGCTCCGGTGCCGAGAACACCGCCGCCGCGCTCGCCGAACACGGCGCGGTGAAGGTCCTCACGCACGACGCCGCCGAGTACGCCGACTACCTGGTCGTCCCGAAGGTGGACGCCCTGCAGGCCGCCTACGAGGCCGTCTCCCCGGCCGCCGTCCTGGTGCCGTCGTCCGCGGAGGGCAAGGAGATCGCCGCCCGTCTCGCGGTGCGCATCGGCTCCGGCATCATCACCGACGCCGTCGACCTGGAGGCCGGCGACGAGGGCCCGGTGGCCACCCAGTCGGTGTTCGCCGCGTCCTTCACCACCAAGTCCCGTGTCATCAAGGGCACCCCGGTCATCACGGTCAAGCCGAACTCGGCCGCCGTCGAGGCAGCTCCGGCCGCCGGTGCGGTCGAGGCCCTGTCGGTGTCCTTCTCCGAGAAGGCGACCGGTACGAAGGTCACCGCCCGTACGCCGCGTGAGTCGACGGGGCGTCCGGAGCTGACCGAGGCCGCGATCGTGGTCTCGGGTGGCCGTGGTGTCAACGGCGCGGAGAACTTCGCGATCATCGAGGCGCTGGCCGACTCGCTCGGTGCGGCCGTCGGCGCGTCGCGTGCCGCGGTGGACGCGGGCTGGTACCCGCACACCAACCAGGTCGGTCAGACCGGTAAGAGCGTGTCGCCGCAGCTGTACATCGCCTCGGGTATCTCGGGTGCGATCCAGCACCGGGCCGGTATGCAGACGTCGAAGACGATCGTGGCGATCAACAAGGACGCCGAGGCGCCGATCTTCGACCTGGTCGATTACGGCGTGGTGGGTGACCTGTTCGAGGTCGTCCCGCAGCTGACCGAGGAGGTCAAGGCCCGCAAGGGCTGA
- a CDS encoding DUF4395 domain-containing protein produces MDIDVRGPRFGAAVTTLVLAVVLVTGSAWLLAWQLLAFALGAAGGVARSPYGWLFRTVVRPRIGPPTEFEAPQPPQFAQTVGLVFAVLGLVGYTAGPQWLGLAATGAALAAAFLNAAFGYCLGCELYLLVRRVGVRAE; encoded by the coding sequence ATGGACATCGATGTGAGGGGGCCGCGCTTCGGAGCGGCCGTGACGACCCTAGTACTGGCCGTCGTCCTGGTCACCGGCAGTGCCTGGCTACTGGCCTGGCAGCTCCTGGCGTTCGCGCTGGGTGCGGCCGGGGGTGTGGCGCGCTCACCGTACGGCTGGTTGTTCCGGACGGTGGTCCGGCCGAGGATCGGGCCACCTACGGAGTTCGAGGCGCCGCAGCCGCCGCAGTTCGCGCAGACGGTCGGGCTCGTCTTCGCCGTCCTCGGGCTCGTCGGCTACACGGCGGGTCCGCAGTGGCTGGGGCTCGCGGCGACCGGGGCGGCGCTCGCCGCCGCCTTCCTGAACGCCGCGTTCGGGTATTGCCTGGGTTGCGAGTTGTACCTGCTGGTACGGCGGGTGGGGGTCCGCGCGGAGTGA
- a CDS encoding endonuclease/exonuclease/phosphatase family protein translates to MPLYSRVTRRLGLKTAVAATVTLPLSSAALPSQHASAADQHDRHLEVMSFNLRRASTAEPNSWTVRRPVMRALLRRERPHVIGTQEGLYAAVRDIATDLGTDYAWIGTGRAGGSRDEFMAVFYDTQRLTPVEYDHFWLSDTPDVIGSNTWGGACVRMVTWIRFHDPRGSRREFYLLNTHLDNASQYARARAASLIAERIAGLDRSLPLVATGDFNAAAHHNPVYDTLLGAGLVDTWDAAAERTTAYGTFHGYRSLRRDGDRIDWILATPGVRAHRASANPFSLGGQFPSDHLPVQASLSLG, encoded by the coding sequence GTGCCCCTGTACAGCCGAGTCACGCGCCGCCTGGGCCTCAAGACCGCCGTGGCGGCCACGGTCACCCTGCCCCTGTCCAGTGCGGCACTGCCCTCGCAGCACGCCTCGGCGGCGGATCAGCACGACCGCCATCTGGAGGTCATGTCGTTCAACCTGAGACGCGCGAGCACCGCCGAGCCCAACAGCTGGACCGTCCGGCGCCCGGTGATGCGCGCGCTCTTACGCCGGGAACGCCCGCACGTCATCGGCACCCAGGAGGGCCTCTACGCCGCGGTGCGCGACATCGCGACCGACCTCGGAACGGACTACGCGTGGATCGGCACGGGCCGCGCGGGCGGCAGCCGTGACGAGTTCATGGCCGTCTTCTACGACACGCAGCGGCTGACGCCGGTGGAGTACGACCACTTCTGGCTCTCCGACACCCCCGACGTGATCGGCTCGAACACCTGGGGCGGTGCCTGCGTCCGCATGGTCACGTGGATCCGCTTCCATGATCCGCGCGGCTCGCGACGGGAGTTCTACCTCCTCAACACCCACCTCGACAACGCGAGCCAGTACGCACGCGCGCGTGCCGCCTCCCTCATCGCCGAGCGCATCGCCGGGCTCGACCGCTCGCTGCCGCTCGTGGCGACCGGCGACTTCAACGCGGCGGCCCACCACAACCCCGTCTACGACACCCTCCTCGGCGCCGGTCTGGTCGACACGTGGGACGCGGCGGCCGAGCGCACCACGGCGTACGGGACCTTCCACGGCTACCGGTCGCTGCGCCGGGACGGCGACCGCATCGACTGGATCCTGGCCACGCCCGGCGTGAGGGCGCACCGGGCGTCGGCCAACCCCTTCTCTCTCGGCGGGCAGTTCCCGAGCGACCATCTGCCGGTGCAGGCATCACTGAGCCTGGGATGA
- a CDS encoding TlpA family protein disulfide reductase, with product MTGLVVCLAVLVSASAYGVLHRRRSGRVRVRGRDGGKRLGAAELGQRLGERATLVQFSSAFCAPCRATRRTLAEVAGMVPGVSHVEIDAEQRLELVRELDILKTPTVLVLDADGRIVRRATGQPRKADVIAALGEAV from the coding sequence ATGACCGGACTTGTGGTGTGCCTGGCCGTGCTGGTGTCGGCGAGCGCGTACGGAGTGCTGCACCGGCGGCGGAGCGGGAGAGTGAGAGTGCGCGGGCGTGACGGCGGAAAGCGGCTGGGTGCGGCCGAGTTGGGCCAGAGGCTCGGCGAACGGGCCACGCTCGTGCAGTTCTCCAGCGCCTTCTGCGCCCCTTGCCGGGCGACGCGGCGGACCCTCGCCGAGGTGGCCGGAATGGTTCCCGGCGTCTCCCATGTGGAGATCGACGCCGAGCAGCGGCTCGAACTCGTCCGCGAACTCGACATCCTGAAGACACCGACCGTGCTCGTCCTCGACGCGGACGGGCGGATCGTGCGACGTGCGACGGGACAGCCACGCAAGGCCGACGTGATCGCCGCGCTCGGCGAGGCCGTCTGA
- a CDS encoding DUF6986 family protein: MGQGRQERVATSLAGAVSEEISASLAPVDAELERHYPGDPGTRQPVHTVYVPGDAFAADTIRSWGERALAALDEHAPDAASLAAVLGLSDDLAEPVHDRVRAKLEREPIEDLRVDFEDGYGPRPDAEEDEAAARAARLIAEAHEKGTAAPYMGIRMKCMEAPVRDRGIRTLDIFLTGLMEAGGLPDGLVLTLPKVTYAEQVTAMVRLLEEFEKARGLAPGRIGFEIQIETSQAVLAADGTATVARMIRAAEGRATGLHYGTFDYSACLGVSAAHQASDHPAADHAKAIMQVAAAGTGVRVSDGSTNVLPVGPSEKVHDAWRLHYGLVRRALTRAYYQGWDMHPGHLPTRYAAVFAFYREGFEQAAARLARYAGRVGGDVMDEPATAKALSGYLLRGLDCGALDMTEVAGATGLTRADLERFAAPRRGDLTASAK, encoded by the coding sequence ATGGGTCAGGGCCGACAGGAGAGGGTGGCGACGAGCCTCGCGGGCGCCGTCAGTGAGGAGATCAGCGCCTCTCTCGCCCCGGTCGATGCCGAGCTGGAGCGCCACTACCCCGGCGATCCCGGCACGCGCCAGCCCGTCCACACGGTCTACGTCCCCGGTGACGCCTTCGCCGCCGACACCATCCGCTCCTGGGGTGAGCGGGCCCTGGCCGCACTCGACGAACACGCCCCGGACGCGGCCTCGTTGGCCGCCGTCCTCGGCCTCTCGGACGACCTCGCCGAGCCCGTCCACGACCGCGTACGCGCGAAGCTGGAGCGCGAGCCGATCGAAGACCTGCGCGTCGACTTCGAGGACGGCTACGGGCCACGCCCGGACGCGGAGGAGGACGAGGCGGCCGCCCGCGCGGCGCGACTGATCGCCGAGGCCCACGAGAAGGGCACGGCCGCCCCGTACATGGGCATCCGGATGAAGTGCATGGAGGCGCCGGTACGGGACCGCGGCATCCGCACGCTCGACATCTTCCTGACGGGTCTGATGGAGGCGGGCGGTCTGCCGGACGGACTGGTGCTCACGCTGCCGAAGGTGACGTACGCCGAGCAGGTCACCGCCATGGTGCGGCTGCTGGAGGAGTTCGAGAAGGCGCGCGGACTCGCGCCCGGACGGATCGGGTTCGAGATCCAGATCGAGACCAGCCAGGCCGTTCTCGCCGCCGACGGAACCGCCACCGTCGCCCGGATGATCCGGGCCGCCGAGGGCCGCGCCACCGGACTGCACTACGGCACCTTCGACTACAGTGCCTGCCTCGGCGTGTCCGCCGCCCACCAGGCCTCCGACCACCCGGCCGCCGACCACGCCAAGGCGATCATGCAGGTCGCGGCCGCGGGCACCGGCGTACGCGTGTCCGACGGCTCCACGAACGTCCTGCCGGTCGGCCCGAGCGAAAAGGTCCACGACGCCTGGCGGCTGCACTACGGGCTCGTCCGCCGCGCGCTGACCCGCGCCTACTACCAGGGCTGGGACATGCACCCCGGCCACCTCCCGACCCGGTACGCGGCCGTCTTCGCCTTCTACCGCGAGGGCTTCGAGCAGGCCGCGGCCCGCCTCGCCCGCTACGCGGGCCGCGTCGGCGGCGACGTCATGGACGAGCCGGCGACCGCCAAGGCGCTGAGTGGCTATCTGTTGCGGGGCCTCGACTGCGGGGCGCTCGACATGACGGAGGTCGCCGGGGCCACCGGGCTGACCCGCGCGGACCTGGAGCGGTTCGCGGCGCCGAGGCGGGGGGATCTGACGGCTTCGGCGAAGTGA